From Mycobacterium colombiense CECT 3035:
CCAGGTCGACATCCTGTGCAACAACGCCGCCGCGCCCGGGCAGGACCGCTGGATCTGGGAACAGACGCTGGACAACTGGAACGCCACCATCGCCATCGACGTCACCGCCGCGATGCTGTGCACCCGTGAGGTGCTCAACCAGTCGATGCTGCAGCGCCGCCGCGGCGTCATCCTGAACTTCTCCTCCACGGTCAGCTACACCGGGATGGTCCGCAAAACGCACTACGTCACCGCGAAGGCGTCACTGCGGGCGTTCACCAAGGCCGTCGCGCTCGAGGTCGGCCCCCATGGCATCCGGTGCAACTGCATCGTGCCCGGGGCCATCGACACCGAGCTGTGGCGCAAATGGGTGCAACGCACGGCGGACGAGCAAGACGTCGACGTCGAAACCGTTCGCAAGAAGCAACTCAAAGGCGTTGCATTGCAAGATATCTCCTCGACCCACGACATCGCCAACCTGGCGCTGTTCCTGGCCAGCGACGAAAGCCGCACCATCACGGGCCAATCGATTCCCGTGGATGCCGGGGGGTACATGCAGGGATGAGCGGACACGCCAAACTGTCGGTGGCCACCCCGGTGGTGACGATGTTCCCCGGCAGCAGCGGTGAGTGGGAGAAGACCGCCACCATCGAGGATCTGGCCCAGATCGCCGAGGCCGCAGACCGGCTCGGCTATCACCACCTGACCTGCAGCGAGCACATCGCGTTGCCCGCGGCCGAACGGGCCCGCCGCGGCACCCGCTATTGGGATCCGCTGGCCACCTTCGGCTACCTCGCCGCCCGCACCCAACGAATTCGGTTGGCCACCAACGTGCTGGTGCTCGCCTATCACCATCCGCTCGAGATCGCCAAGCGCTACGGCACCCTGGACCAGATCAGCGGCGGCAGGCTGATCCTGGGGGTCGGCGTCGGCAGCCTGAGGGAAGAATTCGATCTGCTCGGCGCACCCTTCGACGATCGTGGCCCGCGCGGCGACGACGCGCTACGGGCGCTGCGCGCGTCGCTGTCGGTCGACGAACCGGCGTACCACGGCGAGTTCTATTCGTACGGCGGCATGGTCGTCGATCCCTGCGCGGTCCAGCAGCACGTGCCCATCTGGATCGGCGGGCGCACGCTGCGATCCCTGCGCCGCGCCGCATCCCTGGCCGACGGGTGGGCCCCGTTCAACGTGAGCCTGCAGCAGGCGCGGGATTGGCTGGGCCGCTTCGAGCTTCGTTCCGGATTCGACGTCGTCCTGCCCGCCCCGGCACTTCTGGACCCGATCGGCGAGCCGGAACGGACCCGCGACTTGCTGGGCGAGACCTCCGCGCACGGGGCGACGATCGTCAGCGCCGCCTTCCGCCACACCTCGCTGCGGCACTACCTGGACAACCTGCGGGCGCTCGCCGAGCTCCATCCTCCCGCCGACGGTCCCGCGTGATCCGCGTCAGGGCAGGCATTTTCAGCCTCACCGCCGCAACGCCCGACGACGGTGACGGCAGTTACCTGCGCTGGCACCTGCTGGACCACATGCCGGAGCAATACCAGCTGCCGGGCATCGTCCAGGGGCTGCGCTGGATCGCCGACGGCGATTACCCCGCCCACCGCCTGGCCGCAACCGGCCCCCTGGCCGACATCGGCAACGCGGTGCACTACCTGGTCGGCGAACCCGTCGAGGAAACCTTCGACGACTTCGTCACCCTCGGCCGGGCGCTACGCGACGGCGGTCGCTTCCCCGTCTGGCGACCGCCGCTGCAAGTGGCCGGGCTGCGCCTGCTGCAGTGGCAATCCTCGCCGCATGCGCTGGTTTCGCCCGAGGTGGTGCCGTTTCGGCCGCACCGCGGCATCGTGCTGATCGTCGAGGAGCCCACCGGCGGCCGGCCGGATGACTGGCTGCGGTGGTTGCATGCCGAGCACTACCAGGCCCTGCTCGCGACCCCGGGCACGGCCGGCGCGTGGACGTTCGGTTCCAGCGCCGGGTGGAACCGCCTACCGCGCGGCTGGCGAACCGATCACCAGTACATCACCGTCGTCTACCTTGACGAGGATCCGCTGACGACCATCGGGGCGCTCGCCCCCATCATCGAAGAGCGTTGGCGTTCAAGCGCGGTGCGGCCGGTGTTCGCCGGCCCGCTGCGCAGCATGATCAGTTGGGAAGCCTGGCCGTAGCCCACCACCGCCGAATATCAGGCGCTGCAGGTGCACTCCGGCTGGTCGTCGGGCCCGAACGTCTCGGAATCGGCTTTCACCGTGTAGATTTCCCATCGCTCACCGCCCGGACCGGTCACCCAGACTTTGTCCTGGGTCGCGAAGCAGCACGTCGTGTCGATCTCATCGTCGGTCAGCAAGCCCACCCCGGCGAGCCGTTGGCTTTCGTCGCGCACGGTGTCGCTGGAGCCGACCTCGACGCCGAGGTGGTTGAGGGTGCCGCCATGGCCGGGGTTCTCCAGCAATACCAGTTTCAGCGGCGGCTCGTCGACGGCGAAGTTGGCGTAGCCGGGCTTGACCTTGGCCGGTTCGACGCCGAAAAGCTTGGTGTAGAACGCGATTGCCTCGTCGATGTTGTCGACGTTGAGGGCGAGTTGCACGCGTGACATGGTTACCTTCCTTTCCCGGCGGGTATCTCGCTCGTCATCGTGGTTCCGAGGAGTTCCTCGATGAGAGCACGGACGTGCTCGGCGATGTCCTCGCGAATGGCCCGCACCGTCTCTATGGGCTGACCGGCGGGATCACGCAGCCGCCAATCTCGGTACGAGACGCCCGGGAAGTGCGGGCAGGTGTCGCCGCAGCCCATCGTGATCACGACGTCACTGCCGCGCACCGCGTCGGGGGTGAGAACTTTCGGGGTATCGGTGAGGTCAATCCCCCACTCGGCCATCACCGCCGTCGCGGCCGGATTGATCTGATCGGCGGGCTCCGTTCCGGCGGAGCGGACTTCGATGCGGTCACCGGCCCAATTTCTCAGCAGCGCAGCGGCCATCTGCGAGCGCCCGGCGTTGTGCACGCAGACGAACAGAACACTGGGCCTCGCGGCGCCGCCCGAGCCGGCGTCACCAAAGAGCCGCGGCCGCAAGGCCAGCGAGACGTACACCAGCGCGACCAGGACCGGGACTTCGATCAGCGGCCCCACCACGCCGGCCAGGGCCTGGCCGGACGCGGCGCCGTAGGTGGCGATCGCCACCGCGATCGCGAGTTCGAAGTTGTTGCCGGCGGCGGTGAAGGCCAGGGTGCTGGTGCGGGCGTAGCCGAGTCGCAGCGCGATTCCCAACCCATATCCCCCGGCCCACATGATCGCGAAATACACCAGCAGCGGCAGCGCGATGCGCGCGACGTCCCAAGGCCGGGAGGTGATCTGGTGACCCTGCAGCGCGAAGAGGATGACGATGGTGAACAGCAACCCGTACAGCGCCCACGGCCCGATCCGGGGCAGGAAGCGACTCTCGTACCAGCCGCGGCCCCTGGCGCGCTCACCGAGGCGCCGCGACAGGTATCCGGCCAGCAGCGGGATGCCCAGGAAGATGAGCACGGATTTCGCGATCTGCCAGGCGGATACGTCGATGCCCGTCGTGCTCAACCCCAGCCACCCGGGTAACACCGACAGGTAGAACCAGCCCAGGGCGGCGAACATGGCGACCTGAAAGATCGAATTCAGCGCGACCAGAACCGCGGCGGCCTCGCGGTCCCCGCACGCGAGGTCGTTCCAGATGACGACCATGGCGATGCAGCGCGCCAGACCCACGATGATCAGCCCGGTGCGATATTCCGGCAGATCCGGCAGCATCAACCAGGCCAGGGCGAACATCACCGCGGGCCCGGCCAGCCAGTTCAGCACCACCGACGCCACCATGAGCCTGCGGTCGCCGGTGACGCTGCCGAGTCGGTCGTAGCGCACCTTGGCCAGCACCGGGTACATCATCACCAGCAGGCCGATCGCGATGGGCAGCGAGATGCCGTCGACCTCAACGGCGCTGACCGCCCGCCCCACGCCGGGCACCAACCGGCCGAGCAGCAGCCCCGCGACCATCGCGATCGCGATCCAGCCCGGCAGGAACCGATCCAACCTCGAAAGCCGGGCGCCCACCGCCGTGTCGATCGAGTTCATGACCCACATTC
This genomic window contains:
- a CDS encoding SDR family NAD(P)-dependent oxidoreductase, with amino-acid sequence MTGRLDGKVAIITGASTGLGPVLGSLFVREGAKVLLAARRAELVRAAAEAAGPGAIAMRADVTDENDVAAMVARAADEFGQVDILCNNAAAPGQDRWIWEQTLDNWNATIAIDVTAAMLCTREVLNQSMLQRRRGVILNFSSTVSYTGMVRKTHYVTAKASLRAFTKAVALEVGPHGIRCNCIVPGAIDTELWRKWVQRTADEQDVDVETVRKKQLKGVALQDISSTHDIANLALFLASDESRTITGQSIPVDAGGYMQG
- a CDS encoding LLM class F420-dependent oxidoreductase, whose translation is MSGHAKLSVATPVVTMFPGSSGEWEKTATIEDLAQIAEAADRLGYHHLTCSEHIALPAAERARRGTRYWDPLATFGYLAARTQRIRLATNVLVLAYHHPLEIAKRYGTLDQISGGRLILGVGVGSLREEFDLLGAPFDDRGPRGDDALRALRASLSVDEPAYHGEFYSYGGMVVDPCAVQQHVPIWIGGRTLRSLRRAASLADGWAPFNVSLQQARDWLGRFELRSGFDVVLPAPALLDPIGEPERTRDLLGETSAHGATIVSAAFRHTSLRHYLDNLRALAELHPPADGPA
- a CDS encoding ArsI/CadI family heavy metal resistance metalloenzyme, with protein sequence MSRVQLALNVDNIDEAIAFYTKLFGVEPAKVKPGYANFAVDEPPLKLVLLENPGHGGTLNHLGVEVGSSDTVRDESQRLAGVGLLTDDEIDTTCCFATQDKVWVTGPGGERWEIYTVKADSETFGPDDQPECTCSA
- the arsB gene encoding ACR3 family arsenite efflux transporter, whose protein sequence is MNSIDTAVGARLSRLDRFLPGWIAIAMVAGLLLGRLVPGVGRAVSAVEVDGISLPIAIGLLVMMYPVLAKVRYDRLGSVTGDRRLMVASVVLNWLAGPAVMFALAWLMLPDLPEYRTGLIIVGLARCIAMVVIWNDLACGDREAAAVLVALNSIFQVAMFAALGWFYLSVLPGWLGLSTTGIDVSAWQIAKSVLIFLGIPLLAGYLSRRLGERARGRGWYESRFLPRIGPWALYGLLFTIVILFALQGHQITSRPWDVARIALPLLVYFAIMWAGGYGLGIALRLGYARTSTLAFTAAGNNFELAIAVAIATYGAASGQALAGVVGPLIEVPVLVALVYVSLALRPRLFGDAGSGGAARPSVLFVCVHNAGRSQMAAALLRNWAGDRIEVRSAGTEPADQINPAATAVMAEWGIDLTDTPKVLTPDAVRGSDVVITMGCGDTCPHFPGVSYRDWRLRDPAGQPIETVRAIREDIAEHVRALIEELLGTTMTSEIPAGKGR